A portion of the Deinococcus peraridilitoris DSM 19664 genome contains these proteins:
- a CDS encoding gamma-glutamyl-gamma-aminobutyrate hydrolase family protein — MTRPRIGISIGQLLTLPGVTRPYEGTAQHYAQALWAAGAAPSLLPLIPEAAGELMERLDGLLLSGGVDLHPRFYGEEPHEQLGEVDELRDATEVELYRAARERGLPVLGICRGLQVINVFEGGSLHQHLDGHSQSARGHHYTDTTHDVHFEDGLLARHHPQLTRVNSHHHQAVKAVAPTLRVAARTDDGLVEALEGDGVVCVQWHPEATFHSAPDTNGTFKAYMELFR, encoded by the coding sequence GTGACTCGACCGCGCATCGGCATTTCCATCGGGCAGCTTCTCACCCTTCCCGGCGTGACCCGTCCTTACGAAGGCACCGCGCAGCACTACGCGCAGGCGTTGTGGGCGGCGGGCGCCGCGCCGTCGCTGCTGCCGCTCATTCCCGAGGCGGCAGGTGAACTGATGGAACGCCTCGACGGCCTGCTGCTTTCCGGCGGGGTCGATCTGCATCCCCGCTTTTACGGCGAGGAGCCTCATGAACAGCTGGGTGAAGTGGACGAACTGCGCGACGCCACCGAAGTCGAGCTGTACCGCGCGGCGCGTGAACGCGGCCTGCCGGTGCTGGGCATCTGCCGGGGCCTGCAGGTCATCAACGTGTTCGAAGGCGGATCGTTGCACCAGCACCTCGACGGGCACAGCCAGAGTGCGCGCGGACACCACTACACCGACACGACGCACGACGTGCACTTCGAGGACGGGCTGCTTGCCCGGCATCATCCGCAGCTCACCCGCGTCAACTCGCACCACCATCAGGCCGTCAAGGCCGTGGCACCGACCCTGCGGGTCGCCGCGAGAACGGACGACGGCCTGGTCGAAGCCCTGGAAGGCGACGGGGTGGTGTGCGTGCAGTGGCACCCGGAAGCGACCTTTCACAGCGCACCGGACACGAACGGCACGTTCAAGGCCTACATGGAGCTTTTCCGGTGA
- the hemW gene encoding radical SAM family heme chaperone HemW has translation MNTPRTNLAAQVTDPATSAVRHLYLHVPFCPSICPYCDFHVLTRRAGQVEAYLKRLREEAAEIARTYRVDLQTVYLGGGTPSFLREAEMAEVVDIVRSAFGWGAQENTLEVNPGTVSPERARQWRELGFDRASVGVQSLHDPTLKFLGRQHDARSAREAVEQLLAQEFRVSGDLITAVAGQPLDGDVRGLVELGVEHVSAYTLTIESGTPFARRGVTVREEDEREGFSRTAQLLGELGFERYEISNYARSGGHSRHNLAYWTNQFYLGLGPGAAGHYPAPPGREVAGQRVLSERRTNPHLNGWLAGQPGESDLITPEEYATDALFMGLRLTRGVDLRDLSRRSGLDVAARYAGVIEMQTRRGALEFDGRALRATEAGQWVLNDVIRAFLEA, from the coding sequence GTGAACACTCCCCGGACGAACCTCGCCGCGCAGGTCACCGATCCGGCCACGTCCGCCGTGCGCCACCTGTACCTGCACGTGCCGTTCTGCCCTTCCATCTGCCCGTACTGCGATTTTCACGTGCTGACGCGCCGCGCCGGGCAGGTCGAGGCGTACCTGAAGCGCCTGCGCGAGGAAGCCGCCGAAATCGCGCGAACCTACCGCGTAGATCTGCAGACCGTCTACCTGGGCGGGGGCACGCCTTCCTTCCTGCGCGAAGCAGAAATGGCGGAAGTGGTCGACATCGTGCGCAGCGCCTTCGGCTGGGGAGCGCAGGAGAACACCCTGGAAGTCAATCCGGGTACGGTTTCGCCTGAGCGGGCCCGGCAGTGGCGTGAACTGGGGTTTGACCGGGCGTCGGTGGGCGTGCAGAGCCTCCACGACCCCACCTTGAAGTTTCTGGGCCGTCAGCACGACGCCCGCTCGGCGCGCGAAGCGGTCGAGCAACTCCTGGCACAGGAGTTCCGGGTGTCCGGTGACCTCATCACCGCCGTGGCAGGCCAACCGCTGGACGGCGATGTGCGCGGCCTGGTGGAACTGGGCGTCGAGCACGTCAGCGCCTACACCCTCACGATCGAAAGCGGCACGCCCTTCGCGCGGCGCGGCGTGACGGTGCGCGAGGAAGACGAGCGTGAAGGCTTCTCACGCACTGCCCAATTGCTGGGCGAGCTGGGCTTCGAGCGCTACGAGATCAGCAATTACGCGCGCTCCGGTGGACACTCACGCCACAACCTGGCGTACTGGACCAACCAGTTCTACCTGGGGCTGGGCCCGGGCGCGGCGGGGCATTACCCGGCCCCGCCCGGGCGTGAAGTCGCGGGGCAGCGGGTGCTGTCCGAGCGGCGCACGAATCCACACCTGAACGGGTGGCTGGCCGGCCAGCCGGGGGAAAGCGACCTCATCACGCCCGAGGAGTACGCCACCGACGCGCTGTTCATGGGACTGCGCCTCACGCGTGGAGTGGACCTGCGTGACCTCTCGCGGCGCTCGGGTCTGGACGTGGCCGCGCGTTACGCCGGGGTGATCGAGATGCAGACACGGCGCGGCGCGCTGGAGTTTGACGGCAGGGCGCTGCGGGCGACCGAAGCGGGCCAGTGGGTGCTGAACGACGTGATTCGCGCTTTTCTGGAAGCCTGA
- a CDS encoding MazG nucleotide pyrophosphohydrolase domain-containing protein: MAMPSEAQESTAAFLKAHHLEAGPVTRLLDLLSELGEVAKAHLNATDYGARPFVPGEQWAGELGDTYFSLLCLAHASGVDLDAALHVVLAKYRRRLEQQGHTGSGR; this comes from the coding sequence TTGGCCATGCCGAGCGAAGCGCAAGAATCGACGGCCGCCTTCCTGAAAGCGCATCATCTGGAAGCCGGACCGGTGACCCGTCTGCTGGACCTGCTGTCCGAACTGGGTGAAGTCGCCAAAGCGCACCTGAACGCCACCGATTACGGCGCCCGGCCTTTCGTGCCGGGTGAGCAGTGGGCCGGGGAACTCGGTGACACTTACTTCAGCCTGCTGTGCTTGGCCCACGCGTCAGGTGTCGATCTCGACGCCGCGTTGCACGTCGTGCTGGCAAAATACCGCCGGCGTCTGGAGCAGCAGGGCCATACGGGTTCGGGCCGCTGA
- a CDS encoding GNAT family N-acetyltransferase, whose protein sequence is MTSDPWQDRPTLRGQFVTLEPLGTQHAAALARQHDPEVFRYLGRGGPADDTPQAWQEFIVYLNAIPGRWNFAILVHGTPDVAGRISYSEMRRADRGLEIGTMIMPAYQGTFVNPESKLLLLQYGFEVLNAARVQFKVDALNERSQRAMEKLGAVREGVLRQYQVRPDGSMRDSVMYSVTGNEWPEVRSRLRERLQRAGTLNTP, encoded by the coding sequence ATGACCAGCGATCCCTGGCAGGACCGTCCTACCCTGCGCGGGCAGTTCGTGACGCTCGAACCGCTCGGCACGCAGCATGCTGCGGCCCTGGCCCGCCAGCACGACCCGGAAGTCTTTCGTTACCTGGGGCGTGGAGGTCCGGCCGATGACACGCCGCAGGCCTGGCAGGAATTCATCGTTTACCTGAACGCCATTCCCGGACGCTGGAACTTCGCCATTCTGGTGCACGGCACGCCCGACGTGGCCGGACGCATCTCATACTCGGAGATGCGCCGCGCCGACCGGGGGCTGGAAATCGGCACCATGATCATGCCCGCCTACCAGGGCACCTTCGTGAATCCGGAAAGCAAGCTGCTGCTGCTGCAGTACGGCTTCGAGGTCCTGAACGCGGCGCGCGTGCAGTTCAAGGTGGACGCCCTCAACGAGCGCAGCCAGCGCGCGATGGAGAAACTGGGCGCCGTGCGCGAAGGTGTTCTGCGCCAGTACCAGGTGCGGCCGGACGGCAGCATGCGGGATTCGGTGATGTACAGCGTTACAGGGAACGAGTGGCCCGAAGTGCGCTCCCGGTTGCGCGAGCGCCTGCAACGGGCCGGTACACTGAACACACCTTGA
- a CDS encoding GNAT family N-acetyltransferase: protein MTSDAPAAFSVRPFRPEDETALYRICLETGDSGADATELYADPLLLGHLYAAPYGRFEPELAFILEDAVSVCGYVVGARDTAAFNTRLEREWWPDLRARYPLSHADAPPHTPDERLIAQIHTGFPDDTGLWQAYPSHLHIDLLPRAQGAGNGRRLIGTLLGALRAANSPGVHLGVGARNERAIGFYRRLGFQELARTPGAVTFGMKLR from the coding sequence TTGACTTCCGACGCACCTGCCGCCTTTTCAGTTCGTCCCTTCCGCCCCGAGGACGAGACGGCGCTGTACCGCATCTGCCTGGAGACAGGTGACAGCGGCGCGGACGCCACTGAGCTGTACGCTGACCCGCTGCTGCTGGGCCATCTGTACGCTGCGCCGTACGGTCGGTTCGAACCCGAGCTGGCATTCATTCTGGAAGATGCCGTGAGCGTGTGTGGCTATGTGGTCGGCGCGCGGGACACCGCAGCCTTCAACACGCGGCTCGAGCGCGAATGGTGGCCGGACCTGCGCGCACGGTATCCCCTGAGCCACGCAGACGCCCCGCCGCACACACCCGACGAACGCCTGATCGCGCAGATTCACACTGGTTTTCCTGACGACACGGGGTTGTGGCAGGCCTACCCCTCGCACCTGCACATCGATCTGCTGCCCCGCGCCCAGGGAGCCGGAAACGGCCGACGCCTGATCGGGACCCTGCTCGGCGCCTTGCGGGCAGCGAACTCGCCGGGCGTGCACCTGGGGGTGGGCGCGCGCAACGAGCGCGCCATCGGATTTTACCGGCGTCTCGGCTTTCAGGAGCTCGCCCGCACGCCGGGGGCAGTGACCTTCGGAATGAAGTTGCGCTGA
- a CDS encoding alpha-amylase family glycosyl hydrolase has translation MTGNEVTTDSLLWWQRGIVYQIYPRSFQDTDGDGVGDLPGVTARLDYLASLNIDAVWLSPIFTSPMKDFGYDVADYEDVDPLFGTLADFDELLSQAHARGLKVMLDLVPNHSSDQHPWFQEARRSRDNSKRDWYIWRDPAPGGGPPNNWLSFFGGRAWTFDPHSNQYYLHQFLPEQPELNWANPEVRAALLGAMRFWLARGVDGFRVDVIWLLGKHGDFLDEPANEEWREGHFEHGQLSHIYTQDLPETHAYIREMRAVLDEFSVPGQERMMVGEIYLPLEKLVTYYGSEVGAECHLPFNFLLLTLQEWSAGTVRDLARRYDEAVREYGGWPNWVLGNHDQHRFKSKYGAAHYRLAQTLLLTLRGTPTVYYGDEIGMQNVEVPRERQRDPSGLQQSDNPNASRDPERTPMQWDASPFAGFSSVEPWLPLAPDYERVNVSVQDADPHSDLHYFRRLTALRRATPELYGGDFLPLPEGGNDVFAFVRAHEGGRVMVLLNFSSRAVVLDLSAHASQARDGGHTGEVLLSSLERGGDVELAALSLEAHEALIVRLIPNLVSLP, from the coding sequence ATGACCGGAAACGAAGTGACGACCGACTCCCTGCTGTGGTGGCAGCGTGGAATCGTGTATCAGATTTACCCGCGCAGCTTTCAGGACACGGACGGAGACGGCGTGGGCGACCTGCCCGGCGTAACCGCCCGTCTGGATTACCTGGCGTCGCTGAACATCGACGCGGTGTGGCTCTCGCCGATTTTCACGTCCCCCATGAAGGACTTCGGATATGACGTGGCCGACTACGAGGACGTCGATCCGCTGTTCGGCACGCTCGCTGATTTCGACGAACTGCTCTCACAGGCCCACGCGCGCGGTCTGAAGGTCATGCTCGATCTGGTGCCCAACCATTCGAGTGATCAGCACCCGTGGTTTCAGGAGGCGCGTCGTTCGCGTGACAATTCCAAGCGGGACTGGTACATCTGGCGCGATCCGGCACCGGGCGGCGGGCCGCCCAACAACTGGCTGTCGTTTTTTGGTGGGCGCGCCTGGACTTTCGACCCGCACAGCAATCAGTACTATCTGCACCAGTTTCTGCCCGAGCAGCCCGAGCTGAACTGGGCCAATCCCGAAGTGCGTGCGGCCCTGCTCGGCGCCATGCGCTTCTGGCTGGCGCGCGGCGTGGACGGCTTTCGGGTGGATGTGATCTGGCTGCTGGGCAAGCACGGTGATTTCCTCGATGAGCCCGCTAATGAGGAGTGGAGAGAAGGCCACTTCGAGCACGGGCAGCTTTCGCACATCTACACGCAGGATCTGCCCGAGACCCACGCTTACATTCGTGAGATGCGCGCGGTGCTGGACGAATTCAGCGTGCCCGGTCAGGAGCGCATGATGGTGGGCGAAATCTACCTGCCGCTGGAGAAGCTGGTGACGTACTACGGCAGCGAGGTGGGCGCGGAGTGCCACCTGCCCTTCAATTTTCTGCTGCTCACCCTGCAGGAGTGGAGTGCGGGCACGGTGCGTGACCTGGCGCGGCGTTACGACGAAGCGGTACGTGAATACGGCGGCTGGCCGAACTGGGTGCTGGGCAACCACGACCAGCACCGCTTCAAAAGCAAGTACGGTGCGGCGCACTACCGCCTGGCGCAGACCTTGCTGCTGACCCTGCGCGGGACGCCGACGGTGTACTACGGCGATGAGATCGGCATGCAGAACGTCGAGGTGCCGCGTGAGCGTCAGCGTGACCCCTCCGGTTTGCAGCAAAGTGACAATCCCAATGCCAGCCGTGACCCGGAACGTACGCCGATGCAGTGGGACGCGTCGCCCTTCGCGGGCTTTTCGTCGGTAGAACCCTGGTTGCCGCTGGCCCCCGATTACGAGCGCGTGAACGTCAGTGTGCAGGACGCCGATCCGCACTCGGACCTGCACTATTTTCGCCGGCTCACGGCCCTGCGGCGCGCGACGCCCGAATTGTACGGGGGAGATTTCCTGCCCCTGCCCGAGGGTGGGAACGACGTCTTTGCCTTTGTCCGGGCACACGAAGGTGGGCGGGTGATGGTGCTGCTGAACTTCAGCAGCCGGGCGGTTGTGCTGGATTTGAGCGCGCACGCTTCGCAGGCCCGTGACGGGGGCCACACCGGAGAGGTGTTGCTGTCCAGCCTGGAGCGCGGTGGAGACGTCGAGCTGGCGGCCCTGTCACTAGAAGCGCACGAGGCCCTGATTGTGCGCTTGATACCAAACTTGGTGTCCCTCCCGTGA
- a CDS encoding MATE family efflux transporter, with amino-acid sequence MLSVQDAPLSSSPTGGLRELFVLAWPLMFSNLAYTAVGFTDTLIMGRLGVTEVGAVGFASICVLTVMLLFRGSLNSASTFVARALGRGDRVGVRRWASVFLGLSLVGLPLALAGPFLIDALFAALRPDAAVAAVARPYAQIRMLEAPLLLLGTVSISVMLGMGNTRTPMVLSWLVMILNAVLALLFVFVFHWGALGAAWASVIAVSVQNGLAFVLLRRLHGPDFGSLLHALPARDELRSISRVSLPTGLTELGEVSAFTVFQGVISRLGPTELAASQIAIQLSSLGFLPAYALAAATGSLLSRALGAERPDIATRIGWRGALLAALLMGILGLLFLAAPRALISLFNTDPEVLAVGTAVLAVMAAFQLLDGIGIVLGGALGGAGDTRFRLVVTLVGAWLFMVGGATVLTPLYGVTGAWGAALVYIVGAALAFGLRFRSGRWRGVRL; translated from the coding sequence GTGCTGAGCGTGCAAGACGCCCCGCTTTCTTCCAGCCCCACGGGCGGCCTGCGTGAACTCTTCGTGCTGGCCTGGCCCCTGATGTTCTCCAACCTGGCTTACACCGCGGTGGGTTTCACCGACACGCTGATCATGGGCCGCCTGGGCGTGACCGAGGTGGGCGCAGTCGGTTTCGCGAGCATTTGCGTCCTGACGGTGATGCTGCTGTTTCGCGGCAGTCTGAACAGCGCCTCCACCTTCGTGGCGCGCGCGCTGGGGCGTGGTGACCGGGTGGGCGTGCGGCGCTGGGCCAGCGTGTTTCTGGGCCTGTCACTGGTGGGCCTGCCGCTGGCGCTGGCAGGCCCGTTCCTGATCGACGCGCTGTTCGCGGCGTTGCGCCCGGACGCGGCGGTCGCGGCGGTCGCGCGGCCGTACGCGCAGATTCGGATGCTCGAAGCGCCACTGCTGCTGCTGGGCACGGTCAGCATCTCGGTGATGCTGGGGATGGGGAACACCCGCACGCCGATGGTGCTGTCGTGGCTGGTGATGATCCTGAACGCGGTGCTGGCCCTGCTGTTCGTGTTCGTCTTTCACTGGGGAGCGCTCGGTGCGGCCTGGGCCAGCGTGATCGCGGTGAGCGTGCAGAACGGTCTGGCGTTCGTGCTGCTGCGCCGCCTGCACGGCCCTGATTTCGGTTCCCTGCTGCACGCCCTGCCCGCCCGGGACGAGCTGCGCAGCATCAGTCGGGTGAGTTTGCCGACCGGCCTGACCGAACTGGGTGAGGTGAGCGCCTTCACGGTCTTTCAGGGTGTGATTTCCCGACTCGGCCCGACCGAGCTGGCCGCTTCGCAGATCGCCATCCAGCTGTCGAGCCTGGGTTTCCTGCCCGCCTACGCGCTGGCCGCCGCGACGGGCAGCCTGCTGTCGCGCGCGCTGGGTGCCGAACGCCCGGACATCGCGACCCGCATCGGCTGGCGGGGTGCTTTGCTGGCGGCGCTCCTGATGGGTATTTTGGGATTGCTCTTCCTGGCCGCGCCGCGCGCCCTGATCAGTCTGTTCAACACCGATCCAGAGGTGCTGGCCGTCGGCACGGCCGTGCTGGCGGTGATGGCAGCCTTTCAGCTGCTCGACGGAATCGGCATCGTGCTGGGCGGTGCGCTGGGTGGAGCCGGTGATACCCGGTTTCGTCTTGTCGTCACATTGGTTGGCGCGTGGCTGTTCATGGTGGGTGGCGCGACCGTCCTGACCCCGCTGTACGGCGTGACGGGAGCGTGGGGTGCGGCGCTGGTGTACATCGTCGGGGCGGCACTGGCGTTCGGGCTGCGTTTTCGCTCGGGCCGCTGGCGAGGCGTGCGGCTGTAG
- a CDS encoding LCP family protein, whose translation MSSSELPASPPSRRKRRVGNTALVSLLSLAGLAAYLAPAVPALTRYGALPKAPEGTQTFLVAGVTPKYPVSAVWPYPAAPEDFTGLTDTIMLVQVRAGERKLKLLNVPRDTWTAVPGWGYSKINAANVRGGPPALRAAVEDLTGIRIDGHVLLSLDALRDVTSAAGGVTVNIEKPMKYTDKAGGLFVDFEPGRHHLNGKQAEAYLRFRYDGMGDIGRVERQQAFIKTLGARLLSFPGMLYAPRVVGALERNVRTDLSRQDLAQLLGALLRRPTVETTLLPGGFGSGGTWEPDRAAIRALAQTTFAREILPGDPRGLKVALINESAPGGSARRLKEKLEGLGYSNVVVGNGRGGVDHTTVFAADRRAAERLRSDLGYGSVSVASTGEAGADITVRLGADTPGQ comes from the coding sequence ATGTCTTCATCCGAACTCCCGGCCTCTCCGCCTTCACGGCGCAAACGACGCGTCGGCAACACAGCGCTGGTTTCGCTGCTGTCACTGGCCGGTCTGGCTGCCTACCTGGCGCCCGCCGTTCCGGCGCTCACGCGGTATGGCGCTCTGCCGAAAGCGCCTGAAGGCACCCAGACTTTTCTGGTGGCCGGAGTGACTCCCAAGTATCCGGTCTCGGCAGTCTGGCCTTATCCGGCGGCCCCCGAAGACTTCACCGGCCTGACCGACACCATCATGCTGGTGCAGGTCCGTGCAGGAGAGCGCAAGCTCAAGTTGCTCAACGTTCCGCGCGACACCTGGACAGCCGTTCCTGGTTGGGGCTACAGCAAGATCAACGCCGCCAACGTGCGCGGCGGTCCCCCGGCGTTGCGGGCGGCCGTGGAAGACCTCACGGGCATCCGAATCGACGGTCACGTGCTGCTGAGCCTCGACGCGCTGCGGGATGTGACATCGGCTGCGGGGGGCGTTACGGTGAACATCGAGAAGCCGATGAAGTACACCGACAAGGCGGGCGGTCTGTTCGTGGACTTCGAGCCGGGACGTCATCACCTGAACGGGAAGCAGGCCGAGGCGTACCTGCGTTTTCGCTACGACGGCATGGGCGATATCGGCCGGGTGGAGCGTCAGCAGGCCTTCATCAAGACCCTGGGTGCCCGGCTGCTGAGTTTTCCCGGGATGCTGTACGCACCGCGTGTGGTGGGCGCGCTGGAGCGCAACGTGCGCACCGACCTGTCACGGCAGGACCTGGCGCAGCTGCTGGGCGCCCTGCTGCGCCGACCCACCGTCGAGACCACCCTGCTGCCCGGCGGCTTCGGGAGCGGCGGAACCTGGGAACCGGACCGCGCCGCAATTCGTGCGCTCGCGCAGACGACCTTTGCCCGTGAAATTCTGCCCGGCGATCCTCGTGGCCTGAAGGTCGCGCTGATCAACGAGAGTGCGCCGGGAGGCAGCGCCCGGCGCCTCAAGGAGAAACTGGAAGGGCTCGGCTACAGCAACGTCGTGGTGGGCAACGGGCGAGGCGGGGTGGACCACACCACGGTGTTTGCCGCCGACCGGCGCGCGGCCGAGCGGCTGCGCAGCGACCTGGGCTACGGCAGTGTCAGCGTGGCCAGCACGGGTGAGGCAGGCGCGGACATCACCGTGCGGCTGGGCGCCGACACGCCAGGTCAGTAA
- a CDS encoding S8 family peptidase, with protein sequence MIHFSARRGPAREALLTGRGIVALTVVGALLAACGSPGVRNPVPTNPVPTPPTSGCVPTAGVSAMQPLMNEPLTNESGTSSIPSVMGSAPDWSAPRVAGQLLVVSTAQTAMSPQSLRVLAGVATERLTQDVTLLRTPAGQTDRAFAASLEAQGLQVQPDYLYRALAQPNDPGAPRNAGLTVGGAVRRQGYLERINVQSAWDYLAAKCSVDFAPVTVAVLDTGVRRAHPELAGQLLPGRDFCSALDGEGNTCTGTDDDPSEVVGSNAGHGTGSAGLIGAATNNGQGIAGVAWSGTGTKMLSRILPVKIFGEKGGESFAPTSALVQGLDYARLQGARVVSMSLGFVESPEFDPALESAIGRADAAGIVMVAAAGNTPNEGIYYPASDPRVLSVGALGASDSLACYSARPSADQRSRGVELDLAAPGGSSPCGSGSDILTLTASGSSPYGLLVGTSEAAPQVAGVAALIRAYKPGLSAAQVRSILRSSARSVNGVRILDAGAAVRLAENPPR encoded by the coding sequence ATGATTCACTTTTCTGCCAGACGAGGTCCGGCCCGCGAGGCGTTGCTGACCGGACGGGGGATCGTCGCGCTGACCGTAGTGGGTGCTCTGCTGGCCGCCTGCGGAAGTCCGGGCGTGCGGAACCCGGTGCCGACGAACCCTGTGCCGACGCCGCCCACCAGTGGCTGTGTACCCACTGCGGGCGTCAGCGCCATGCAGCCCCTGATGAATGAGCCACTGACGAATGAATCGGGGACGAGCAGCATCCCAAGCGTCATGGGCAGTGCGCCCGACTGGTCCGCGCCGCGTGTGGCAGGACAGCTGCTGGTCGTCTCGACGGCGCAGACCGCAATGTCGCCTCAAAGTCTGCGCGTGCTCGCGGGAGTGGCCACCGAGCGCCTGACCCAGGATGTGACCCTGCTGCGCACTCCGGCCGGGCAGACGGACCGGGCGTTCGCGGCTTCCCTTGAAGCGCAGGGCCTGCAGGTTCAGCCGGATTACCTCTACCGCGCGCTGGCCCAGCCCAACGATCCTGGGGCGCCGCGCAACGCCGGCCTGACGGTGGGTGGTGCGGTGCGCCGCCAGGGTTACCTGGAGCGCATCAACGTGCAGAGCGCCTGGGATTATCTGGCGGCCAAATGCTCAGTTGATTTTGCGCCCGTCACGGTGGCCGTGCTGGACACGGGCGTACGTCGCGCCCATCCGGAGCTGGCGGGTCAGCTGCTGCCGGGCCGTGATTTTTGCAGTGCGCTTGACGGCGAGGGCAACACCTGCACCGGCACCGACGACGATCCTTCGGAAGTAGTTGGGTCCAACGCCGGGCACGGCACTGGCAGTGCCGGTCTGATCGGCGCGGCCACCAACAACGGGCAGGGGATTGCCGGGGTGGCCTGGAGCGGAACGGGCACCAAGATGCTCTCCAGGATTCTGCCCGTCAAGATCTTCGGTGAGAAGGGCGGCGAGTCCTTTGCCCCTACCAGCGCGCTGGTACAGGGACTCGATTACGCCCGATTGCAGGGTGCGCGTGTCGTAAGTATGAGCCTTGGTTTTGTGGAGAGCCCCGAGTTCGATCCGGCGCTTGAGAGTGCCATCGGACGCGCGGACGCGGCAGGAATCGTGATGGTGGCCGCGGCCGGAAATACGCCCAACGAAGGCATCTATTATCCGGCGAGCGATCCACGTGTGCTGTCGGTGGGTGCGCTGGGTGCGTCGGACAGCCTGGCCTGTTACTCGGCCCGCCCCAGCGCCGATCAGCGTTCACGCGGTGTCGAACTCGACCTCGCCGCGCCCGGCGGATCCTCGCCGTGTGGTTCGGGCAGCGACATCCTGACCCTCACCGCTTCGGGCAGCTCGCCTTATGGCCTCTTGGTCGGGACTTCCGAGGCGGCGCCGCAGGTGGCGGGCGTGGCCGCCCTGATCCGCGCGTACAAGCCCGGACTGAGTGCGGCGCAGGTGCGCTCCATTCTGCGCAGCAGTGCCCGCTCTGTGAACGGGGTGCGCATTCTCGATGCAGGTGCAGCGGTGCGGCTGGCCGAAAACCCGCCGCGCTGA